From one Bos indicus x Bos taurus breed Angus x Brahman F1 hybrid chromosome 7, Bos_hybrid_MaternalHap_v2.0, whole genome shotgun sequence genomic stretch:
- the LOC113896270 gene encoding olfactory receptor 2T29-like, producing the protein MKQGNESSITDFILLGLFSDSRHPGLLVTIILFVLGVAITGNSVLALLVWHDAHLHTPMYFLLSQLSLMDLTLISTTVPKMVTDFFSGQSFISHIGCGAQLFLYLMLGVAECVLLTLMAFDRYLAICYPLRYPVIMTPRVCLQMAIGSWVGGMLISLMHTVYAMNFSTCDSREVHHFFCEVMALLKLSCEDTSTYEKVVLASGIVFLLIPFGLILTSYILIFLTVLHMNAPEGRNKALATCSSHLSVVSLYFGPAMIIYTTPGSSLPADVDQCLFVFDVIITPMLNPLIYSLRNKEVLEALRNILWRKLMFIVKR; encoded by the coding sequence ATGAAGCAAGGAAATGAATCCTCCATTActgactttattctcttgggcctCTTCTCAGACTCCAGGCATCCTGGCCTTCTCGTCACCATAATTCTCTTCGTTCTTGGGGTTGCCATCACTGGAAACTCAGTCTTGGCCCTACTGGTGTGGCATGATGCCCACCTTCACACCCCTATGTATTTCCTACTCAGCCAGCTCTCTCTCATGGACCTCACCCTAATCTCCACCACTGTCCCGAAGATGGTCACTGATTTCTTCTCTGGACAGAGTTTCATCTCTCACATTGGCTGTGGAGCCCAACTCTTTCTTTACTTGATGCTAGGAGTGGCTGAGTGTGTTCTCCTGACACTCATGGCCTTTGACCGCTATCTGGCCATCTGTTACCCCCTCAGATACCCAGTCATTATGACCCCGAGAGTCTGTTTGCAAATGGCCATTGGTTCATGGGTTGGGGGTATGCTCATCTCCCTTATGCACACAGTTTATGCCATGAATTTCTCTACTTGTGACTCCAGGGAGGTTCACCATTTCTTCTGTGAGGTTATGGCCCTTCTGAAGCTCTCTTGTGAGGATACCTCAACCTATGAGAAGGTGGTGTTGGCATCTGGCATTGTTTTCCTCCTCATACCTTTTGGACTCATCTTGACCTCCTACATCCTCATCTTTCTCACTGTCCTCCATATGAATGCCCCTGAGGGAAGAAACAAAGCTCTGGCCACCTGCTCTTCCCACCTCAGTGTAGTGAGCCTGTACTTTGGTCCAGCTATGATCATCTACACGaccccaggttcctctctcccTGCAGATGTGGACCAGTGTCTCTTTGTGTTTGATGTTATCATCACCCCCATGCTCAACCCCCTTATCTATAGCCTGAGGAACAAGGAGGTATTGGAGGCTCTGAGGAACATTCTATGGAGAAAGCTGATGTTTATAGTGAAAAGATga